Proteins from a single region of Alphaproteobacteria bacterium:
- a CDS encoding MBL fold metallo-hydrolase: MTVTNSNSGTRIDEIADGIFRISTPVPPEDFPSGFTYNQFLIRDEAPLLFHTGAPRLFSVVSEAVAHVLPVDRLRYISFSHYESDECGALNDFLKVAPEAVPLCGRIAAMTSIGEMALRPPRVLEDGEGLDLGVHRVRWIDTPHLPHAWECGQLFEETTGTLFCGDLFTQFGADVPPLVETDIFAAAEAARHQVDYMARTLDGPDLLEKLAVLQPRVMACMHGSAWKGAGADLLRRLADELRPS, translated from the coding sequence ATGACCGTCACCAACAGTAACTCGGGCACGCGGATCGACGAAATCGCGGACGGAATTTTCCGTATCTCCACCCCGGTGCCGCCCGAGGATTTTCCATCCGGCTTCACCTACAACCAGTTCCTCATTCGCGACGAGGCGCCGCTCCTGTTCCATACCGGGGCGCCGCGGCTTTTCTCCGTTGTATCGGAGGCTGTCGCACATGTGCTGCCCGTGGACCGGCTGCGTTATATCAGCTTCTCTCATTACGAGTCCGACGAGTGCGGCGCGCTGAACGATTTTCTCAAGGTCGCGCCCGAAGCCGTGCCGCTGTGCGGGCGGATCGCAGCCATGACGTCGATCGGCGAAATGGCGCTCCGTCCGCCCCGCGTGCTGGAGGATGGCGAGGGCCTGGACCTCGGGGTGCACCGCGTCAGATGGATCGACACACCCCACTTGCCGCATGCCTGGGAATGCGGACAGCTTTTCGAGGAGACCACGGGCACGCTGTTTTGTGGCGACCTTTTCACCCAGTTCGGCGCCGATGTCCCGCCGCTGGTGGAGACCGATATATTCGCCGCCGCCGAAGCGGCGCGCCACCAGGTGGACTACATGGCCCGGACGCTGGACGGGCCGGACCTGCTGGAAAAGCTTGCCGTGCTGCAACCGCGGGTCATGGCGTGCATGCATGGCAGTGCCTGGAAAGGGGCGGGGGCCGATCTTCTGCGCCGCCTGGCGGACGAATTACGTCCGTCCTGA
- a CDS encoding DMT family transporter, protein MAEEKTTERSFWPTESGERPPVWIAAVLVLPPLFWACNFVLARMLVGDVPPVALAFWRWTMASFLMLPFGLLPLWSQRYVVLRNWRWMLAFAFLGVSVFNVSAYIGLQFTTVANAALVNTSQSVLIVLLSAFLLRERLKLVQWLGVALAVAGVVTISVQGSLATLLAIQLNIGDVIIFFAGFSWALYTVLLRRHPPGLTLPAFLMVILPLGTLFLVPVYLIELSLGYRMVVTGESVAAIFFVAIFPSILAYFFWAAATAAVAPTTAGMFYYLLPVFAIIIGWIVLGEPLEWFHLLGASVIGTGVWLTAIRPALQARRSASSG, encoded by the coding sequence GTGGCCGAGGAGAAAACGACCGAACGATCTTTCTGGCCCACCGAGAGTGGCGAGCGGCCACCCGTCTGGATTGCGGCCGTGCTGGTGTTGCCACCGCTGTTCTGGGCCTGCAATTTCGTCCTTGCCCGCATGTTGGTGGGCGACGTGCCGCCAGTGGCGCTGGCCTTCTGGCGCTGGACGATGGCGAGTTTCCTCATGCTGCCGTTCGGCCTTCTGCCGCTCTGGTCGCAGCGTTACGTCGTGCTGCGCAACTGGCGCTGGATGCTGGCCTTTGCCTTCCTCGGCGTCAGCGTATTCAACGTGAGCGCCTATATCGGTCTCCAGTTCACGACCGTGGCCAACGCGGCCCTGGTCAACACCTCACAATCGGTCCTGATCGTTCTGCTGTCTGCCTTCCTTCTGCGTGAACGGCTCAAGCTCGTTCAATGGCTGGGCGTGGCGCTGGCCGTGGCGGGTGTCGTCACGATTTCCGTCCAGGGGAGTCTGGCCACCCTCTTGGCCATCCAGCTCAATATCGGCGACGTCATCATCTTCTTCGCGGGGTTTTCCTGGGCGCTCTACACGGTGCTGCTGCGCCGTCATCCGCCGGGCCTGACGCTGCCGGCGTTCCTGATGGTGATCCTGCCCCTCGGCACGCTCTTTCTCGTGCCCGTCTACCTGATCGAGTTGTCGTTGGGCTATAGAATGGTGGTCACGGGCGAAAGCGTCGCCGCGATCTTCTTTGTCGCGATTTTCCCGTCGATTCTGGCCTATTTCTTCTGGGCCGCCGCGACCGCCGCTGTCGCGCCGACCACCGCCGGAATGTTTTATTATCTGCTGCCGGTCTTTGCGATCATTATCGGCTGGATCGTGCTGGGCGAACCGCTCGAATGGTTCCATCTTCTGGGGGCGAGCGTCATCGGGACGGGCGTGTGGCTGACGGCGATACGACCGGCCCTTCAGGCCCGGCGCTCGGCCTCATCGGGTTGA
- a CDS encoding MATE family efflux transporter produces the protein MQKSRFQSIRRLSLPIVGGQISQNVLNLVDLAMVGTLGSVALAAVGIASFAHFVAGAAVMGLSSGVQAMAARRLGEGRSSEAAVPLNGGLFLSCVIALPLSLVLIVTADRYFPLLNDDPAVVVEAIPYLQARLAAVFALGMNFSFRGYWNGVNRSHVYLRTLIVMHTINIVLNYLLIYGNFGFPELGVFGAGLASAIATVLGTVYYAAQANNYARENGFLARLPRGETMVTMLRLSLPASIQLFFFSVGFSLFLWIVGLVGTRELAAASVLLNVTLVMILPGNGLGLTAASLVGQALGRGDPADARQWGWDVVKIAVGVMGSIGLLLALFPEFVLSGFIHERATLELAVAPLRLTGLTIVGDAIGIVLLNALLGAGAARQVMVVSIFCQWLIGLPAAWLLGPYLGLGLTWLWASFIGYRLIQAVIFTILWQGHRWTTIKV, from the coding sequence GTGCAGAAATCCCGCTTTCAGTCCATCCGGCGCCTGTCCCTTCCCATCGTCGGCGGCCAGATTTCGCAAAACGTCCTGAACCTCGTGGACCTCGCCATGGTGGGAACGCTGGGCTCGGTGGCGCTCGCCGCCGTCGGCATTGCCAGCTTCGCGCATTTCGTGGCTGGCGCCGCGGTGATGGGACTGTCCTCGGGCGTGCAGGCCATGGCGGCGCGCCGGCTTGGCGAGGGGCGGAGCAGCGAAGCCGCCGTTCCGCTCAATGGCGGGCTGTTCCTGTCCTGCGTCATCGCCCTGCCTCTGTCGCTTGTCCTCATCGTTACGGCAGACCGGTATTTTCCGCTGCTCAACGACGATCCCGCCGTCGTGGTGGAGGCCATTCCCTATCTGCAGGCCCGGCTGGCCGCCGTCTTTGCCTTGGGGATGAACTTTTCCTTCCGCGGTTACTGGAACGGCGTGAACCGCTCCCACGTCTATTTGCGCACGCTGATCGTCATGCACACGATCAATATCGTGCTCAATTATCTTCTGATTTACGGAAACTTCGGATTTCCCGAGCTCGGCGTCTTCGGCGCCGGCCTTGCTTCCGCGATCGCCACGGTGCTTGGCACGGTCTATTACGCGGCCCAGGCCAACAACTACGCCCGCGAAAATGGTTTTCTTGCCCGACTGCCGCGCGGGGAGACCATGGTCACCATGCTCCGGCTTTCCCTGCCGGCCTCGATCCAGCTTTTCTTCTTCTCGGTCGGGTTCAGCCTGTTTCTCTGGATTGTGGGGCTGGTTGGCACACGCGAGCTTGCCGCCGCCTCCGTCCTGCTCAACGTAACCCTCGTCATGATTTTGCCAGGCAACGGGCTTGGCCTCACCGCAGCAAGCCTGGTCGGCCAGGCGCTGGGCCGCGGCGACCCGGCGGATGCGCGCCAGTGGGGCTGGGATGTCGTCAAGATCGCCGTCGGCGTCATGGGCAGCATCGGTCTCCTGCTCGCTCTTTTCCCCGAATTCGTGCTCTCCGGCTTCATTCACGAACGCGCAACGCTCGAGCTTGCGGTGGCACCTCTCCGGCTCACCGGCCTGACAATTGTTGGAGACGCCATCGGAATCGTGCTGCTGAACGCCCTTCTGGGCGCGGGAGCCGCACGGCAGGTCATGGTTGTCTCGATTTTCTGCCAATGGCTGATCGGACTGCCAGCCGCCTGGCTTCTGGGGCCGTATCTTGGGCTGGGGCTGACCTGGCTCTGGGCGAGCTTTATCGGCTACCGGCTGATCCAGGCGGTCATCTTCACGATCCTCTGGCAGGGGCACCGCTGGACGACCATCAAAGTCTGA